In a single window of the Terriglobus roseus genome:
- the aroF gene encoding 3-deoxy-7-phosphoheptulonate synthase, with translation MIVVMQGNATPANIQAVIEQMVELGFNVHRTSGEGQMILAGVGTPGSFEVAEFSVLPGVQTAYRISSPYKLAGRGFRPEGTVITFPNGVKVGGKEVTIMAGPCSVESREQILLAAQQVKAAGAQFLRGGAYKPRSSPYSFQGMGIEGLKLLREVGDITGLLVITEVMEISQIEPMLPYIDCFQVGARNMQNFNLLRELGHVRKPVLMKRGISATIEEVLLSAEYILSGGNYDLMLCERGIRTYETATRNTMDISAIPVLKKLTHLPVFGDPSHGVGIREFVPAMALASVAAGADGLLMEMHPNPDKAMSDGAQSLFPDQLTKLIEQLRQLAPVVGRTVA, from the coding sequence ATGATTGTGGTCATGCAGGGCAACGCCACGCCGGCGAACATTCAGGCGGTGATCGAGCAGATGGTCGAGCTCGGCTTCAACGTACACCGCACCAGCGGCGAAGGGCAGATGATTCTTGCCGGCGTCGGCACCCCCGGCTCCTTTGAGGTAGCGGAGTTCAGCGTTCTGCCAGGCGTGCAGACGGCCTATCGTATCTCGTCGCCGTACAAGCTTGCGGGTCGTGGTTTCCGCCCCGAGGGCACGGTCATCACCTTTCCCAACGGCGTGAAGGTTGGCGGCAAGGAAGTCACCATCATGGCGGGCCCATGCTCGGTAGAATCGCGCGAGCAGATCCTTCTTGCCGCCCAGCAGGTGAAGGCCGCCGGCGCGCAATTCCTGCGTGGCGGTGCGTACAAGCCGCGCTCGTCGCCATACAGCTTCCAGGGTATGGGCATTGAGGGCTTGAAGCTGCTGCGTGAGGTTGGCGATATCACCGGCCTGCTTGTCATCACAGAGGTCATGGAGATCTCGCAGATTGAGCCCATGCTGCCGTACATTGACTGCTTCCAGGTTGGTGCGCGCAACATGCAGAACTTCAACCTGCTGCGTGAGCTTGGCCACGTGCGCAAGCCGGTGCTGATGAAGCGCGGTATCTCCGCGACGATTGAAGAGGTCCTGCTGTCGGCGGAGTACATCCTGAGCGGCGGCAACTATGACCTGATGCTCTGCGAGCGTGGCATTCGCACGTATGAGACTGCGACGCGCAACACCATGGACATCTCTGCGATTCCGGTGCTGAAGAAGCTGACGCACCTGCCGGTCTTCGGCGATCCGTCGCACGGTGTTGGCATCCGCGAGTTTGTTCCGGCGATGGCACTCGCTTCGGTCGCAGCAGGTGCCGATGGCCTGCTGATGGAGATGCACCCGAATCCGGACAAGGCCATGAGCGATGGCGCGCAGTCACTCTTCCCGGATCAACTGACCAAGCTGATCGAACAGCTTCGCCAGCTTGCGCCGGTTGTGGGTCGCACGGTCGCGTAA
- the pheA gene encoding chorismate mutase yields the protein MEIADWRAKIDGLDEQIVKLLCERAAAAAAIGELKSKTGGNIYEPEREQNVLAHVQSCNTGELPPAQLTVIYERIMDVMRGLQRRA from the coding sequence ATGGAGATTGCAGACTGGCGGGCAAAGATCGATGGGCTGGACGAACAGATCGTCAAGCTGCTGTGTGAACGGGCGGCTGCGGCTGCCGCGATCGGTGAGCTGAAGTCGAAGACCGGCGGCAACATCTATGAGCCGGAGCGTGAACAGAATGTGCTGGCACATGTGCAGTCCTGCAATACAGGCGAACTGCCCCCGGCACAGTTGACGGTTATCTACGAACGCATCATGGACGTGATGCGTGGCCTGCAGCGACGGGCTTAG
- the trpA gene encoding tryptophan synthase subunit alpha: MAIDFSNKPGLVVYLTAGDPSLDATYDIALAAIDNGAQVIELGVPFSDPLADGPVIQRASERAVARGTRLDDVLKLSKKIREARPQAGIILFSYLNPVVRMGLPAFCEAAKANGADGVLLTDMIVEEAGDYLAEMKKQGLAPVFLAAPTSPDNRLKAIAEHSQGFVYAISRVGITGTQDKIASDAESLVGRIKQFTSLPVAVGFGISNAEHVRSVSAYADAAIVGSAIVALIETSKPGEEAKNVGQFVRDLRAV; this comes from the coding sequence GTGGCGATCGATTTCAGTAATAAACCGGGACTCGTGGTGTACCTGACTGCAGGCGATCCTTCGCTCGACGCGACGTACGACATTGCGCTTGCCGCGATCGACAACGGCGCGCAGGTGATTGAACTGGGTGTGCCGTTCAGCGATCCGCTGGCGGATGGGCCGGTGATTCAGCGGGCGAGTGAACGGGCGGTGGCTCGTGGGACGCGCCTCGACGATGTGTTGAAGCTTTCGAAGAAGATTCGCGAGGCGAGGCCGCAGGCCGGCATCATTCTGTTCAGCTATCTCAATCCGGTCGTTCGCATGGGACTGCCGGCGTTTTGCGAGGCTGCGAAGGCTAACGGCGCGGACGGCGTGCTGCTGACCGACATGATCGTCGAAGAGGCTGGTGATTATCTCGCGGAGATGAAGAAGCAGGGCCTCGCGCCTGTCTTTCTCGCCGCACCGACATCTCCGGACAACCGGCTGAAGGCTATTGCGGAGCATAGCCAGGGGTTTGTCTACGCAATTTCCCGGGTTGGTATCACCGGTACGCAGGACAAGATTGCCTCCGACGCGGAATCGCTGGTGGGGCGGATCAAGCAGTTCACTTCGCTGCCGGTGGCGGTGGGTTTTGGGATCTCGAATGCGGAACATGTGCGGAGCGTGAGCGCTTACGCGGATGCGGCGATTGTCGGCAGCGCCATTGTTGCGCTGATCGAGACGTCGAAGCCGGGTGAAGAGGCGAAGAATGTGGGCCAGTTTGTGCGCGATCTGCGCGCCGTCTGA
- the trpB gene encoding tryptophan synthase subunit beta yields the protein MPVLESVTEVARSMGNGRFGAYGGRYVPETLMAALLELEQAYMAAREDAAFQMELDGLLKHYVGRPTPLYFAKRMTEQLDGAQIWLKREDLLHTGAHKINNALGQGLLAKRMGKQRIIAETGAGQHGVATATVCALLGLDCVIYMGEEDMRRQELNVLRMRLLGAEVRGVNSGSATLKDAINEAMRDWVTNVRDTFYILGSALGSHPYPTMVRDFHRVISIEAKKQFAEQVGRNPDVVIACVGGGSNAIGAFYEFIPDDKVRLIGVEAGGRGSALGDHAARFSGGLPGVLQGTYSYVLQNDAGQVATTHSVSAGLDYASVGPEHAMLHDSKRAEYVSATDDEALNAVKVLAQTEGILPALESAHAVAHAIKLAPTLGKDKVIMINVSGRGDKDMGILAREMDLNGAEGKSL from the coding sequence ATGCCGGTATTGGAATCAGTCACGGAAGTAGCGCGGTCCATGGGCAACGGCCGCTTTGGTGCGTACGGCGGACGGTATGTGCCGGAGACGCTGATGGCCGCCCTGCTCGAGCTGGAGCAGGCCTACATGGCGGCACGGGAAGACGCGGCATTTCAGATGGAACTGGATGGCCTGCTGAAGCACTACGTCGGCCGTCCCACGCCGCTGTACTTTGCGAAACGCATGACCGAGCAGTTGGACGGCGCGCAGATCTGGCTGAAGCGCGAGGACCTGCTGCACACCGGCGCGCACAAGATCAACAATGCGCTGGGCCAGGGTTTGTTGGCGAAACGGATGGGCAAGCAGCGCATCATCGCAGAGACAGGCGCTGGGCAGCATGGGGTTGCTACGGCGACCGTGTGCGCCCTGCTGGGTCTGGACTGCGTGATCTACATGGGTGAAGAGGACATGCGCCGGCAGGAGTTGAACGTGCTGCGCATGCGCCTGCTGGGTGCGGAGGTGCGTGGCGTCAACAGCGGTTCGGCAACGCTGAAGGATGCCATCAACGAGGCCATGCGCGACTGGGTCACGAACGTTCGCGATACGTTTTACATTCTTGGCTCGGCGCTTGGATCGCACCCTTATCCGACGATGGTGCGCGATTTCCATCGCGTGATTTCGATTGAAGCGAAGAAGCAGTTTGCAGAGCAGGTGGGCCGGAACCCGGATGTTGTGATCGCTTGTGTTGGCGGCGGATCGAACGCGATCGGCGCCTTCTACGAGTTCATTCCGGATGACAAGGTTCGACTGATTGGCGTTGAGGCGGGTGGCCGTGGTTCGGCGCTAGGCGATCATGCGGCGCGCTTCAGTGGTGGCCTGCCCGGCGTGTTGCAGGGCACCTACAGCTACGTCCTGCAGAATGATGCGGGGCAGGTGGCTACGACACATTCTGTGAGTGCGGGTCTCGACTATGCCAGCGTCGGACCGGAGCACGCGATGCTGCATGACAGCAAGCGTGCCGAGTATGTGAGCGCGACCGATGACGAGGCGTTGAATGCAGTGAAGGTGCTGGCGCAGACCGAAGGCATTCTGCCCGCGCTGGAATCTGCACATGCCGTGGCACACGCAATCAAGCTGGCTCCCACGCTGGGCAAGGACAAGGTCATCATGATCAACGTGTCAGGCCGTGGCGACAAAGATATGGGCATCCTCGCGCGCGAGATGGACCTGAACGGTGCAGAAGGGAAGAGTCTCTAA
- a CDS encoding phosphoribosylanthranilate isomerase encodes MWIKICGNTRLEDCQRAAELGADAVGFIFASGKRLITAEHARAITSELPETLDTIGVFTQTNAAQILATAASAGITGIQLHSEFDPGRARIIRRHFSKTRGRMRLLQVVHWFTDVDADQQMESFRAHCERISASGLVDALLVDSRTKEASGGTGISFDWSAAAPALRGLALPVIVAGGLRPDNVAAAIEALHPDGIDTSSGVEVSPGIKDHEKMQALITAARLFDTAASQGS; translated from the coding sequence GTGTGGATCAAGATCTGTGGGAACACGCGCCTTGAAGACTGCCAGCGCGCAGCTGAACTTGGTGCGGACGCCGTCGGATTCATCTTTGCATCCGGCAAACGGCTGATCACTGCAGAGCATGCGCGCGCCATCACTTCGGAACTGCCGGAGACATTGGACACCATCGGTGTCTTCACCCAGACCAACGCGGCACAGATCCTGGCGACGGCTGCGTCTGCCGGCATCACCGGGATACAGCTCCACAGCGAATTCGATCCGGGACGTGCCCGGATCATTCGACGCCACTTCTCCAAGACCAGGGGACGCATGCGTTTGCTGCAGGTGGTGCACTGGTTCACGGATGTTGACGCCGATCAGCAGATGGAATCTTTCCGTGCTCATTGCGAACGCATCTCGGCGAGCGGACTGGTGGATGCATTGCTGGTGGATTCCCGCACAAAGGAAGCAAGCGGCGGGACCGGAATTTCGTTCGACTGGTCTGCTGCTGCGCCAGCCTTGCGGGGCCTTGCGTTGCCGGTGATCGTTGCAGGTGGCCTGCGTCCTGACAACGTTGCCGCTGCTATCGAAGCGCTGCATCCGGACGGGATCGATACCTCGAGCGGCGTGGAAGTATCACCCGGCATAAAGGACCACGAGAAGATGCAGGCGCTGATCACGGCTGCTCGACTGTTCGATACTGCTGCATCCCAGGGTTCGTGA
- the trpC gene encoding indole-3-glycerol phosphate synthase TrpC, which produces MSTETHLDRILAQTRTDLPLRRNPERDRRMESMAGSHQPRGFAASLRNAAVTRPAVIAELKKASPSKGLIRPVFHPAELAAQLELGGAACLSVLTDEPFFQGSLEYLQTASANTLLPCLRKDFIVDEFQILEARAYGADAILLIVAALTDAELKHLRGAARAMGLDVLCEVHDRAELDRALPLDCEMVGVNSRNLRTFEVNTAEAEKLAHLLPAEVIRVAESGIGSAADIRRMTAVGYNAFLVGETLMRAPNPGDALLALLQPEAEEIASASLTE; this is translated from the coding sequence ATGAGCACGGAAACACACCTCGACCGCATCCTGGCACAGACCCGTACTGACCTGCCGCTGCGGCGCAATCCCGAACGCGACCGGCGGATGGAGTCCATGGCCGGATCGCACCAGCCGCGCGGGTTCGCCGCGTCGCTACGTAACGCCGCAGTCACCCGTCCCGCGGTGATTGCAGAACTGAAGAAGGCATCGCCCTCGAAGGGCCTGATCCGGCCAGTTTTTCATCCCGCAGAACTTGCCGCACAGTTAGAACTGGGCGGCGCTGCCTGCCTCTCCGTGCTGACAGACGAACCGTTCTTCCAGGGCAGCCTGGAGTACCTGCAGACGGCCTCGGCAAATACGCTGCTGCCTTGCCTTCGGAAGGACTTTATCGTCGATGAGTTCCAGATTCTGGAAGCACGCGCCTATGGTGCGGACGCAATCCTGCTGATCGTCGCAGCACTTACCGACGCAGAGTTGAAGCATCTGCGCGGTGCCGCGCGTGCTATGGGCCTGGACGTTCTGTGCGAAGTCCATGACCGTGCCGAACTGGATCGCGCGCTACCGCTCGACTGCGAGATGGTGGGCGTGAATAGCCGCAATCTGCGCACGTTTGAGGTGAACACTGCCGAAGCGGAGAAGCTGGCACACCTGCTGCCGGCAGAGGTGATCCGCGTTGCGGAGAGCGGCATCGGATCGGCAGCGGACATCCGCCGCATGACCGCCGTTGGCTACAACGCCTTCCTGGTCGGCGAGACGCTGATGCGCGCGCCGAATCCCGGAGATGCGCTGCTGGCGCTGCTGCAGCCCGAAGCGGAAGAGATCGCATCCGCTTCGCTGACGGAGTAG
- a CDS encoding response regulator produces MKRRILLVDDEVAVLLTLKAVLEISGFDVDTATSAREGKSRLRHREYEMVITDMRMEDEHAGAEVIAAAKEVPYKPAIALLTAFPVDDESLNNMGADKMLVKPMHTRILLQQLESLFARHTAAKEKATGKAPVKSAAKKSAAVVKKSAPAKKSAPAKKASPVKAPLKTVAKKAVPAKAAAKKTAPAKKAVAKKTAAAVKKAAPAKVAKKTVAKK; encoded by the coding sequence ATGAAGCGTCGCATTCTGCTGGTCGATGATGAAGTCGCCGTTCTGCTGACCCTGAAAGCCGTGCTGGAAATCAGCGGCTTTGATGTGGACACCGCCACCTCTGCACGCGAAGGCAAGAGCCGTCTTCGCCATCGCGAATACGAGATGGTTATCACCGACATGCGCATGGAAGACGAGCATGCCGGCGCGGAAGTGATTGCCGCGGCGAAAGAAGTTCCTTACAAGCCGGCGATCGCCCTGCTGACGGCATTCCCCGTTGACGACGAGAGCTTGAACAACATGGGCGCCGACAAGATGCTGGTGAAGCCGATGCACACACGCATCCTGCTGCAGCAGCTTGAATCGCTCTTCGCGCGCCACACGGCCGCGAAGGAGAAGGCAACCGGCAAAGCTCCCGTGAAGTCCGCAGCAAAGAAGTCGGCAGCCGTGGTGAAGAAGTCGGCTCCCGCTAAGAAGTCTGCACCCGCGAAAAAGGCCTCGCCCGTTAAGGCTCCGTTGAAGACGGTTGCGAAGAAGGCTGTTCCTGCAAAGGCTGCGGCCAAGAAGACTGCACCCGCGAAAAAAGCTGTTGCAAAGAAGACGGCGGCGGCCGTCAAAAAGGCTGCACCTGCGAAGGTCGCAAAGAAGACTGTCGCGAAGAAGTAA
- the infC gene encoding translation initiation factor IF-3, translating to MRTNEKIRAREIRVIDENGEQLGIMAPFDALKIARERSLDLVEISPNAAPPVCRIQDYGKYLYEKDKSDRAARKKQKVIVIKEVKFSVTVDEHDYQTKKNQAVRFLGEGDKVKASLRFRGRQMAHRDLGYKIVNRLIMDIGAAGIVEFMPRMEGTTLHAIIAPSKKAEPAPVKKTAADTSADESSATEA from the coding sequence ATCCGCACCAACGAAAAGATTCGCGCGCGCGAAATCCGCGTCATCGACGAAAATGGCGAACAGCTTGGCATCATGGCACCGTTTGATGCGCTGAAGATTGCACGCGAGCGCTCACTGGACCTGGTCGAGATCTCTCCCAACGCTGCGCCCCCCGTGTGCCGCATCCAGGATTACGGCAAGTACCTGTACGAGAAGGACAAGAGCGACCGCGCTGCACGTAAGAAGCAGAAGGTCATCGTCATTAAGGAAGTGAAGTTCTCGGTCACCGTCGACGAGCACGATTACCAGACGAAGAAGAATCAGGCTGTCCGCTTCCTTGGCGAGGGCGACAAGGTCAAGGCTTCCCTCCGTTTCCGTGGCCGCCAGATGGCGCACCGCGACCTGGGCTATAAGATTGTCAATCGCCTGATCATGGACATTGGCGCAGCGGGCATCGTCGAATTCATGCCGCGCATGGAAGGCACCACGCTCCACGCCATCATCGCGCCCAGCAAGAAGGCTGAGCCGGCACCCGTGAAGAAAACCGCTGCCGATACTTCGGCAGACGAGTCATCGGCTACCGAAGCATAA
- a CDS encoding N-acetylmuramoyl-L-alanine amidase, with product MALSLPSRGARLVLLAALLPLAASCVLAQAPRSARSTPKSAARKPVELTPWQIAEAARQQLLEMTPEQRTRDDYSTVMDAYRLIYHGNPADLHAPESIYNVGLLLADEGTTLHDTRMLTAAIGQFEFLRTQYPRSSFRIAALLEEAHVAADRMRDVKLARTKYGAFVEEYPQSSHIDEAQTALKSLRAGVLPPPLTTAAPVQTTTSQLPVMPATTRGASNSSGINANTVPPEVHAEASLAASQGSVSQPVAVASPVAQSTKHAGTPVQDASANVPAHTKNGLATVSAIRHWSTPTYTRVAIDLGDEVQYEAARVPSPDRIYFDLHGTHLAQELSGKSFTVTDDGFLKRIRAAQYSNDMTRIVLDVNDVTEYSAFLLPNPYRLIIDIHGGAKSSTPDAAAASHPATPSRLSGNDLLKQPSAVQGSVDRMGNGAVMSSTGTSLPPAPYPQDTSAVPSTVASRTTSGREVAALSNQPDNQRATAQPTSQPIAVISDTPRSPSAPSIPAKKGKHSEVPLIAATPGHVAAPTSEGERTLQRALGLKIGRIVIDAGHGGHDSGTLGAGGIMEKDVVLDVALRLGKLLQDKLGAQVIYTRSDDTFIPLETRTAIANKAEADLFISVHANSSQDETARGVETYYLNFTSQPDALDVAARENAVSDQSVHQLADLVKKITLKDKIDESREFASDVEQSLYDGLHKGNEGLKNRGVKKAPFVVLIGANMPSILTEISFVTNGKDAAQLRTPEYRERVAQSIFKGVAQYTSGLSGGGVRVASAAKQDSRGY from the coding sequence TTGGCCCTCTCTCTTCCATCCCGGGGCGCGCGACTCGTGCTGCTTGCGGCGCTGCTGCCGCTCGCCGCGTCGTGCGTACTGGCACAGGCTCCTCGATCCGCTCGATCGACGCCGAAGTCCGCTGCCAGGAAGCCGGTCGAGTTGACACCGTGGCAGATCGCAGAAGCCGCGCGTCAGCAACTGCTGGAAATGACCCCGGAACAACGCACACGCGACGACTACAGCACCGTTATGGACGCGTACCGGCTCATCTATCACGGCAATCCTGCAGACCTTCACGCTCCGGAGTCCATCTACAACGTCGGCCTGCTGCTCGCCGACGAAGGAACGACGCTGCATGACACGCGCATGCTGACCGCGGCCATCGGCCAGTTTGAATTCCTGCGCACGCAATATCCACGATCGTCCTTCCGGATCGCCGCTCTGCTGGAAGAAGCTCATGTCGCCGCGGATCGCATGCGCGATGTGAAGCTGGCTCGAACAAAGTACGGCGCCTTCGTCGAGGAATATCCTCAGTCCTCTCACATCGACGAAGCGCAAACCGCGCTCAAGAGCCTTCGTGCGGGCGTGCTGCCTCCGCCGCTTACAACGGCTGCGCCGGTGCAGACTACGACCTCGCAACTTCCAGTCATGCCAGCGACCACGCGCGGTGCCTCAAACTCCAGCGGAATTAATGCAAACACTGTGCCGCCCGAGGTTCATGCCGAAGCGAGTCTTGCGGCGTCGCAGGGCAGCGTCTCGCAACCGGTTGCCGTCGCATCGCCGGTTGCCCAGTCGACAAAGCATGCCGGAACTCCCGTGCAGGACGCGAGCGCCAACGTCCCCGCACATACAAAAAATGGCCTCGCCACCGTATCCGCGATTCGTCACTGGTCCACGCCCACCTACACGCGCGTCGCCATCGACCTTGGCGATGAAGTGCAGTATGAAGCAGCAAGAGTCCCCAGCCCGGACCGCATCTACTTCGACCTGCACGGGACGCACCTGGCCCAGGAGCTAAGCGGCAAGAGTTTTACCGTGACTGATGATGGCTTCCTGAAGCGCATCCGGGCAGCGCAGTATTCGAATGACATGACTCGCATCGTGCTCGATGTCAATGACGTCACAGAGTACTCAGCCTTCCTGCTGCCAAATCCCTACCGGCTCATCATCGACATTCACGGCGGCGCGAAGAGCTCCACGCCCGACGCAGCCGCTGCCAGTCATCCTGCGACGCCCTCACGGCTCAGCGGGAACGATCTGCTCAAGCAGCCATCTGCCGTGCAGGGTTCGGTCGATCGCATGGGCAACGGCGCGGTCATGTCGTCCACCGGTACCTCTCTACCGCCAGCGCCCTACCCGCAGGACACTTCGGCAGTTCCCAGCACCGTCGCATCGCGCACCACCAGCGGTAGAGAGGTTGCCGCGCTGAGCAATCAACCGGACAACCAACGCGCCACCGCACAGCCCACATCGCAGCCCATCGCGGTCATCTCGGACACACCTCGCTCTCCTTCCGCACCGTCGATTCCGGCGAAGAAGGGCAAGCACAGCGAGGTACCCCTGATCGCTGCGACGCCGGGTCACGTCGCCGCGCCGACCTCCGAAGGCGAGCGAACACTGCAGCGTGCCCTTGGTCTCAAGATCGGCCGGATCGTCATCGATGCAGGCCACGGCGGCCACGACAGCGGCACGCTGGGTGCAGGCGGCATCATGGAGAAGGATGTCGTGCTCGACGTCGCTCTGCGCCTCGGCAAGCTGCTGCAGGACAAGCTGGGCGCGCAGGTGATCTACACGCGCAGCGATGACACCTTTATCCCGCTCGAAACGCGCACCGCCATCGCCAACAAGGCGGAGGCAGACCTTTTCATCAGCGTCCACGCCAACAGCAGCCAGGACGAGACGGCACGCGGGGTTGAGACCTACTACCTGAACTTCACCTCGCAGCCGGACGCGCTCGATGTAGCAGCCCGCGAGAATGCGGTCAGCGACCAATCCGTCCACCAACTGGCCGACCTGGTGAAAAAGATCACGCTGAAGGATAAGATCGACGAGTCCCGCGAATTCGCCTCCGATGTGGAACAGTCGCTCTACGACGGCCTGCACAAAGGCAACGAGGGATTGAAGAATCGCGGCGTGAAGAAGGCGCCATTCGTCGTGCTGATCGGCGCGAACATGCCGTCGATTCTCACGGAGATCAGCTTCGTCACCAACGGGAAAGACGCCGCCCAACTGCGCACGCCGGAATACCGCGAACGCGTGGCCCAGTCGATCTTCAAAGGCGTCGCACAGTACACAAGCGGCCTGAGCGGTGGCGGGGTGCGCGTCGCAAGTGCCGCCAAGCAGGATTCGCGCGGCTATTAG
- a CDS encoding carbon-nitrogen hydrolase family protein: MKSAVAQIGSVLFDPAATMERVEQWCRTAADQGAELLVFPEALLGGYPKLQTFGATLGQRTEAGRDLFLRYFRAAIDCPGVETVRLAELSRELQMHIVIGVIERDLGTLYCSSLLFTPEMGLAAKHRKLMPTASERLLWGQGDGTTMQVVATGVGRVGTAICWENYMPLYRQHLYAQGVELWCAPTVDSREMWQISMRHIAYEGRCFVLSACHWLTKDDWPEDLREEGGTIDGGSVIIAPTGEVIAGPLKREGLLFAEIDLDQVPRGKFDLDVAGHYSRPDVFDLQVRTR; the protein is encoded by the coding sequence ATGAAATCAGCCGTCGCACAGATTGGTTCCGTATTGTTTGATCCCGCTGCAACAATGGAGCGTGTGGAGCAATGGTGCCGCACTGCCGCGGATCAGGGGGCGGAGCTGCTCGTCTTCCCGGAGGCACTGCTGGGTGGCTATCCCAAACTGCAGACCTTCGGCGCGACGCTTGGCCAGAGGACGGAGGCAGGGCGCGATCTGTTCCTGCGCTACTTCCGCGCGGCTATCGATTGCCCGGGTGTGGAGACGGTACGCCTGGCAGAGCTTTCGCGCGAGTTGCAGATGCATATCGTGATCGGCGTGATCGAACGCGATTTAGGCACGCTTTACTGCAGCAGTCTGCTGTTCACGCCGGAGATGGGACTCGCCGCGAAACACCGCAAGCTCATGCCGACGGCGAGTGAACGTCTGCTGTGGGGCCAGGGTGACGGAACGACCATGCAGGTTGTTGCCACGGGCGTCGGGCGTGTCGGCACGGCCATCTGCTGGGAGAACTACATGCCGCTCTATCGCCAGCACCTCTATGCGCAGGGCGTGGAGCTGTGGTGTGCGCCGACGGTCGACAGCCGCGAGATGTGGCAGATCAGCATGCGGCATATTGCCTATGAAGGCCGCTGCTTCGTATTGAGCGCCTGCCATTGGCTGACCAAAGATGACTGGCCTGAGGACCTTCGGGAAGAGGGTGGAACGATCGATGGCGGCAGTGTCATCATCGCGCCGACGGGCGAGGTGATTGCCGGACCGCTGAAGCGAGAAGGCTTGCTCTTCGCAGAGATCGACCTCGATCAGGTACCGCGCGGCAAGTTCGACCTGGATGTGGCCGGACACTACAGCAGGCCGGATGTCTTCGACCTGCAGGTACGCACGCGCTAA
- a CDS encoding DUF6599 family protein → MVRFPAKLALLAILAAPLSLMAQAPAAPTPAQTSSATTVVTPPTPLLPDKFGEWQASGPADTSIHLPDNIAAELIVKRSDAKKYAAEGNASIVSATEFADATGAYSAYTLLRTPEMHRCAGGNSLGVDCSISSGTMIFWQGDTLVQIAPAGNKAISASSFNELVGMLPKPRGAKGAHPLLPSRLPQDGLEKESLRYAVGALTYAAEGGSLPANVIDFSKSPEIITARYHGGKSGNGLLTMIFYPTPTIAGDRLRAIEKAIDDKSLPASFLTGDPKSARSGPIVAIAAGGFTARQASRMVGGIKYEANISWNKPEGYMEQFKVSQAASVMVQIMIFVIVMVGAALALGIVFGGGRAAIRKARGKPLSTMNDIEVISLGLRGPANRKLQ, encoded by the coding sequence ATGGTTCGTTTCCCTGCAAAACTCGCTTTGCTGGCCATTCTGGCCGCCCCCCTGTCGCTGATGGCGCAGGCACCTGCCGCGCCCACCCCGGCGCAGACCTCCTCGGCGACGACCGTTGTTACGCCACCAACGCCGTTGCTGCCGGACAAGTTCGGCGAGTGGCAGGCGAGTGGTCCCGCGGACACCAGCATCCATCTGCCCGACAATATCGCCGCAGAGCTCATCGTCAAGCGGAGTGATGCGAAGAAGTACGCTGCAGAAGGCAATGCCTCAATCGTTTCTGCGACCGAGTTTGCCGATGCGACAGGAGCCTATAGCGCTTACACCCTCCTGCGCACGCCAGAGATGCATCGCTGCGCCGGCGGCAACAGCCTGGGTGTCGACTGCTCCATCTCTTCCGGCACCATGATCTTCTGGCAGGGCGACACACTGGTGCAGATCGCTCCCGCGGGCAACAAGGCGATCTCCGCCAGCAGCTTCAACGAGCTTGTCGGTATGTTGCCCAAGCCCAGGGGAGCAAAGGGCGCACACCCGCTGCTGCCTTCGCGCCTGCCACAGGATGGCCTGGAGAAGGAAAGCCTGCGCTACGCCGTTGGAGCGCTGACCTATGCGGCCGAGGGAGGCAGCCTGCCGGCGAACGTCATCGACTTCAGCAAGAGCCCGGAAATCATCACCGCGCGCTATCACGGCGGCAAGTCCGGCAATGGTCTGCTGACCATGATCTTCTATCCGACGCCAACCATTGCAGGAGACCGCCTGCGCGCGATCGAAAAGGCCATCGACGACAAGTCACTGCCCGCTTCGTTCCTCACAGGCGATCCAAAGTCTGCCCGGTCCGGCCCCATCGTCGCAATTGCAGCCGGCGGCTTCACAGCACGCCAGGCTTCGCGCATGGTCGGCGGTATCAAGTACGAGGCGAACATCAGCTGGAACAAGCCGGAAGGCTACATGGAGCAGTTCAAGGTCTCCCAAGCCGCGAGCGTCATGGTGCAGATCATGATCTTCGTCATCGTGATGGTCGGAGCGGCACTGGCGCTGGGCATCGTCTTCGGTGGAGGACGAGCGGCGATCCGTAAGGCGCGTGGCAAACCACTCTCCACGATGAATGACATTGAAGTCATCAGCCTGGGACTTCGAGGCCCCGCAAATCGCAAGTTGCAGTGA